A single window of Solenopsis invicta isolate M01_SB chromosome 3, UNIL_Sinv_3.0, whole genome shotgun sequence DNA harbors:
- the LOC105205574 gene encoding acyl-CoA Delta(11) desaturase-like yields the protein MKRLCVTSRFFLIAVIFLYEFSLLGISDGAHRLWSHRSYKAKWPLQLLLAFMSTVAFQDSVIVWARDHRVHHKFSDTDADPHNPNVGFFFSHIGWLLCKKHSDVTKKGKGIDISDLESNAILAFQKR from the exons atgaaacgcTTGTGTGTAACGTCACGATTTTTTTTGATtgcagtaatttttttatacgaatttagTCTTTTGGGAATCTCAGATGGAGCTCATCGACTTTGGTCCCATCGATCCTACAAAGCCAAGTGGCCTCTCCAATTGCTGCTAGCATTCATGAGCACTGTAGCTTTTCAG GATTCCGTGATTGTATGGGCCAGGGACCACAGGGTCCACCATAAATTTAGTGATACTGACGCCGACCCACATAACCCCAACGTCGGATTCTTTTTTTCGCATATAGGCTGGCTGCTTTGCAAAAAACATTCCGATGTCACGAAAAAGGGGAAAGGCATTGATATTTCTGATCTAGAGAGCAATGCAATATTAGCGTTTCAAAAAAGGTAa
- the LOC113002658 gene encoding acyl-CoA Delta(11) desaturase-like, protein MALKPQVNKELEEKSKFNRSIVWRNVIVLSLLHLGALGGLYLTFTSSFGNLSWGSSTLAHRSYKAKWPLQLLLAFMSTVAFQDSVIVWARDHRVHHKFSDTDADPHNPNVGYFFSHIGWLLCKKHSDVTKKGKGIDISDLESNAILAFQKRYYTILVILLCFVMPTVIPVVFWEEKWLNAYLISGVLRHILLLNVALMINSIGHRYGYKPYDKYINPADNVVFSIFSSREGWHNYHHVFS, encoded by the exons ATGGCGTTAAAACCACAAGTAAATAAGGAACTTGAAGAAAAATCGAAATTCAATAGATCAATAGTATGGCGTAATGTAATTGTTTTATCGTTGCTACATCTTGGTGCCCTGGGTGGACTTTACCTGACATTTACATCG TCTTTTGGGAATCTCAGCTGGGGCTCATCGACTTTAGCCCATCGATCCTACAAAGCCAAGTGGCCTCTCCAATTGCTGCTAGCATTCATGAGCACTGTAGCTTTTCAG GATTCCGTGATTGTATGGGCCAGGGACCACAGGGTCCACCATAAATTTAGTGATACTGACGCCGACCCACATAACCCCAACGTCGGATACTTTTTTTCGCATATAGGCTGGCTGCTTTGCAAAAAACATTCCGATGTCACGAAAAAGGGGAAAGGCATTGATATTTCTGATCTAGAGAGCAATGCAATATTAGCGTTTCAAAAAAG ATATTATACGATATTGGTGATATTGCTCTGCTTTGTTATGCCAACCGTTATCCCAGTCGTATTTTGGGAAGAAAAATGGCTAAACGCCTACTTAATCTCCGGCGTTCTTCGTCATATTTTGCTACTAAATGTAGCTTTAATGATTAACTCAATAGGCCACAGATATGGTTATAAACCATATGACAA ATATATAAATCCAGCAGACAATGTAGTATTTTCTATATTCTCGTCGAGAGAGGGTTGGCATAATTATCATCATGTTTTCTCTTAG